One genomic window of Gossypium hirsutum isolate 1008001.06 chromosome D11, Gossypium_hirsutum_v2.1, whole genome shotgun sequence includes the following:
- the LOC107904534 gene encoding nuclear pore complex protein NUP98A isoform X1, which produces MFGSTSPFGQSSSSPFASQSVFGQTNNANSNPFAPKPSFGSITPFGSQTGGSIFGGTSTGVFGSAQSSSPFSSTTAFGASSSPAFGSSMPAFGSSSTPAFGSSSSSFGGSSVFGQKPAFGFGSTTTQSSPFGSTMQQSQPAFGSGIFGSSVPFGSSTPAFGATSTSAFGATSTPAFGATSALAFGATSAPAFGGTSTPAFGSMSTPAFGATSTPAFGSTGSPAFGSTGTAFGVSNAPVFGTGGTFGASSTPAFGTSSTPAFGGSSTPAFGASSSPSFSFGSAFGQSTPAFGSFGATSTPAFGSTSTPAFGATSTPAFGSTGSPAFGSSGTTFGMSNASVFGTEGTFGASSTPAFGTSSSPAFGASSTPSFSFGSSPTFGQSTPAFGSSPFGTTAFGAQSSPFGSQSSTPAFGSTSFGQSPFGGQRGGSRVAPYSSTTEADGGSGTQPAGKLESISAMPVYKDKSHEELRWEDYQLGDKGGPNPASQPSAGIGFGVSTSPSNPFSTSSTFGQTSANPFSSTSTNPFSLKPPSFNSTGFTTSATTSNPFQSTSSSLFGQTSSMTTSIFSSSSTPTFGTGSSLFSSSVTPSFSTSLSIFGTSVTPATTPTFATGLNFSSSQTSPLFSSTPAIGQTGNAFGQVTSTFGQNTTNFGQTSIFNTPSAGFGGNMFSSSLSFAPSSSPAAFGSTTPPFSSPFQPAQTSGAFSFSNFGQSQPGGGSSIFGQSNIGLSYVSSTQSAAVAQPSTIANPYGTLPAMPQISIGRTGAAPSVQYGISSMPVVDKPAPVRILPLLTSRYLSQRRIRLPTRKYHPNNDSPKIPFFSDDEETPCVPKAGAVFIPRENPRSLVIRPTKSWPSRASAEKASPLKDASTPPHENEQHFNLGKFSNDGSNAEDKDENPAENGLVKERIHIIRSNQKANGVHDDYSTEKEDLYMTISGHRAGEAAIVYEHGADIEALMPKLRRFDYFTEPRIQELAAKERAEPGYCRRVKDFVVGRHGYGSIKFSGETDVRRLDLESLVQFNNREVIVYLDDSKKPPVGQGLNKPAEVTLLNIKCFDKKTRQQYTEGPRVEKYKNMLKRKAEEQGAEFLSYDPIKGEWRFKVNHFSTYKLEDGDDDGEDKKHL; this is translated from the exons ATGTTTGGTTCAACTAGCC CTTTTGGGCAATCATCAAGTAGCCCATTTGCTTCCCAATCTGTTTTTGGCCAGACCAACAATGCAAATAGCAATCCATTTGCTCCAAAACCTTCCTTTGGTAGCATTACCCCTTTTGGATCACAAACAGGTGGTTCAATATTTGGGGGTACTTCTACTGGAGTGTTTGGCTCCGCCCAATCTTCTTCTCCCTTTTCCTCAACAACTGCCTTTGGTGCTTCATCATCTCCAGCTTTTGGAAGTTCCATGCCTGCTTTTGGATCTTCTTCTACTCCTGCATTTGGCAGTTCATCATCATCTTTTGGTG GGTCTTCTGTTTTCGGTCAGAAGCCTGCATTTGGCTTTGGGTCTACTACTACTCAATCAAGTCCTTTTGGAAGCACAATGCAACAATCACAACCTGCATTTGGTAGTGGTATATTTGGTTCCTCTGTACCTTTTGGTTCCAGTACTCCTGCCTTCGGTGCCACAAGCACCTCTGCTTTTGGTGCCACAAGTACCCCTGCCTTTGGTGCCACGAGTGCCCTTGCTTTTGGTGCCACGAGTGCCCCTGCTTTTGGTGGCACAAGTACCCCTGCCTTTGGTTCCATGAGTACTCCAGCCTTTGGTGCCACAAGCACCCCTGCCTTTGGTTCAACTGGAAGTCCAGCATTTGGGAGCACTGGAACTGCATTTGGTGTGTCCAATGCCCCAGTCTTTGGAACAGGTGGCACATTTGGAGCATCAAGCACACCTGCTTTTGGCACTTCCAGCACTCCTGCATTTGGGGGTTCGAGCACTCCTGCTTTTGGAGCATCTTCAAGTCCATCATTCAGCTTTGGGTCAGCATTTGGGCAGTCAACACCAGCATTTGGTAGCTTTGGTGCCACGAGCACTCCTGCCTTTGGTTCCACAAGCACCCCTGCCTTTGGTGCTACCAGCACTCCGGCCTTTGGTTCAACTGGAAGTCCAGCATTCGGGAGCAGTGGAACTACATTTGGCATGTCTAATGCCTCTGTCTTTGGCACAGAAGGCACATTTGGAGCATCAAGCACACCTGCTTTTGGCACTTCAAGCAGTCCTGCTTTTGGAGCATCTTCTACTCCTTCCTTCAGCTTTGGGTCTAGCCCAACTTTTGGCCAGTCCACACCAGCATTCGGTAGTAGTCCATTTGGAACCACTGCATTTGGAGCCCAGAGTTCTCCTTTTG GAAGTCAATCTTCTACACCAGCATTTGGAAGCACTAGCTTTGGCCAGTCACCTTTTGGGGGTCAACGTGGGGGAAGTAGAGTAGCTCCGTACTCTTCTACTACTGAAGCAGATGGAGGGAGTGGTACACAGCCAGCTGGAAAATTGGAGTCAATATCAGCAATGCCTGTTTACAAAGATAAAAGTCACGAGGAGTTGAGATGGGAGGATTATCAGTTAGGAGATAAAG GTGGACCGAATCCAGCTTCTCAGCCTTCTGCAGGGATTGGCTTTGGTGTGTCAACTTCACCTTCAAATCCTTTCAGCACCTCTTCAACATTTGGTCAGACATCTGCAAATCCTTTTTCCAGCACAAGTACCAATCCATTTAGTCTAAAACCTCCATCCTTTAATAGTACAGGTTTTACAACCTCAGCAACTACATCAAATCCTTTTCAATCGACTTCATCAAGCCTTTTTGGGCAAACTTCATCAATGACAACTTCAATATTTAGTTCATCTTCCACTCCTACATTTGGAACTGGGTCTTCTCTTTTTAGTTCATCTGTCACTCCTTCCTTTTCAACTTCGTTATCCATTTTTGGCACTAGTGTAACTCCGGCAACAACGCCTACATTTGCTACTGGTTTAAATTTTAGCAGCAGTCAGACATCCCCCCTGTTCAGTTCTACCCCTGCAATTGGGCAGACAGGCAATGCTTTTGGGCAGGTGACCTCTACATTTGGACAGAATACTACTAATTTTGGTCAAACAAGCATTTTCAACACACCTTCCGCTGGGTTTGGTGGGAATATGTTTTCAAGCTCACTATCTTTCGCTCCTTCTAGCAGCCCAGCTGCCTTTGGCTCAACAACT CCccctttttcttctccttttcagCCAGCTCAGACTAGTGGTGCTTTCAGTTTCAGCAATTTTGGTCAGTCACAACCAG GTGGTGGTTCAAGCATTTTTGGTCAGAGTAACATTGGCTTGTCGTATGT GTCTTCTACACAGAGTGCAGCTGTAGCACAACCCTCGACTATTGCAAACCCCTATGGAACACTCCCTGCTATGCCACAAATCTCAATTGGTCGGACTGGGGCTGCCCCATCTGTTCAATATGGAATTTCTAGCATGCCT GTTGTGGACAAACCTGCTCCTGTTAGAATATTGCCCTTATTGACTTCTCGATACTTGTCGCAAAGGCGGATTAGGTTGCCTACAAGGAAATATCATCCTAATAATGATAGTCCAAAG ATTCCATTTTTCAGTGATGATGAAGAGACACCCTGCGTGCCTAAGGCCGGTGCTGTTTTTATTCCTAGGGAAAACCCAAGGTCTCTGGTCATTCGCCCCACAAAAAGTTGGCCGTCCAGAGCTTCTGCAGAGAAGGCATCACCATTGAAGGATGCATCCACTCCGCCGCATGAGAATG AGCAACATTTTAATTTAGGCAAATTTTCTAATGATGGCTCCAACGCTGAGGATAAAGACG AAAATCCTGCTGAAAATGGCCTTGTGAAGGAGCGAATTCATATCATCAGAAGTAACCAAAAGGCTAATGGAGTCCATGATGATTATTCTACTGAGAAAGAGGACTTGTACATGACGATCAGTGGTCACAGAGCTGGTGAAGCAGCTATTGTCTATGAGCATGGGGCTGACATCGAGGCTCTAATGCCAAAGCTCCGCCGTTTTGACTACTTTACAGAACCTCGAATCCAAGAACTAGCAGCGAAGGAAAGGGCTGAACCAGGGTACTGTCGCCGTGTAAAGGATTTTGTGGTTGGGCGGCATGGTTACGGAAGCATCAAATTCTCGGGTGAGACCGATGTGAGACGTCTTGATCTGGAGTCCCTTGTCCAATTCAACAACCGTGAGGTGATTGTTTACTTGGATGACAGCAAGAAACCTCCTGTCGGACAAGGTCTTAATAAACCTGCTGAGGTAACACTTCTCAACATTAAATGCTTCGATAAAAAGACCAGGCAGCAGTATACAGAAGGGCCACGAGTCGAGAAATACAAGAACATGCTTAAGAGGAAGGCAGAGGAGCAAGGAGCTGAGTTTCTCTCCTATGATCCCATCAAAGGAGAATGGAGGTTCAAGGTCAATCACTTCAGTACATACAAGTTGGAAGATGGAGACGATGATGGTGAAGATAAAAAGCACTTGTAA
- the LOC107904534 gene encoding nuclear pore complex protein NUP98A isoform X3: MFGSTSPFGQSSSSPFASQSVFGQTNNANSNPFAPKPSFGSITPFGSQTGGSIFGGTSTGVFGSAQSSSPFSSTTAFGASSSPAFGSSMPAFGSSSTPAFGSSSSSFGGSSVFGQKPAFGFGSTTTQSSPFGSTMQQSQPAFGSGIFGSSVPFGSSTPAFGATSTSAFGATSTPAFGATSALAFGATSAPAFGGTSTPAFGSMSTPAFGATSTPAFGSTGSPAFGSTGTAFGVSNAPVFGTGGTFGASSTPAFGTSSTPAFGGSSTPAFGASSSPSFSFGSAFGQSTPAFGSFGATSTPAFGSTSTPAFGATSTPAFGSTGSPAFGSSGTTFGMSNASVFGTEGTFGASSTPAFGTSSSPAFGASSTPSFSFGSSPTFGQSTPAFGSSPFGTTAFGAQSSPFGSQSSTPAFGSTSFGQSPFGGQRGGSRVAPYSSTTEADGGSGTQPAGKLESISAMPVYKDKSHEELRWEDYQLGDKGGPNPASQPSAGIGFGVSTSPSNPFSTSSTFGQTSANPFSSTSTNPFSLKPPSFNSTGFTTSATTSNPFQSTSSSLFGQTSSMTTSIFSSSSTPTFGTGSSLFSSSVTPSFSTSLSIFGTSVTPATTPTFATGLNFSSSQTSPLFSSTPAIGQTGNAFGQVTSTFGQNTTNFGQTSIFNTPSAGFGGNMFSSSLSFAPSSSPAAFGSTTPPFSSPFQPAQTSGAFSFSNFGQSQPGGGSSIFGQSNIGLSYVSSTQSAAVAQPSTIANPYGTLPAMPQISIGRTGAAPSVQYGISSMPVVDKPAPVRILPLLTSRYLSQRRIRLPTRKYHPNNDSPKIPFFSDDEETPCVPKAGAVFIPRENPRSLVIRPTKSWPSRASAEKASPLKDASTPPHENGKFSNDGSNAEDKDENPAENGLVKERIHIIRSNQKANGVHDDYSTEKEDLYMTISGHRAGEAAIVYEHGADIEALMPKLRRFDYFTEPRIQELAAKERAEPGYCRRVKDFVVGRHGYGSIKFSGETDVRRLDLESLVQFNNREVIVYLDDSKKPPVGQGLNKPAEVTLLNIKCFDKKTRQQYTEGPRVEKYKNMLKRKAEEQGAEFLSYDPIKGEWRFKVNHFSTYKLEDGDDDGEDKKHL, encoded by the exons ATGTTTGGTTCAACTAGCC CTTTTGGGCAATCATCAAGTAGCCCATTTGCTTCCCAATCTGTTTTTGGCCAGACCAACAATGCAAATAGCAATCCATTTGCTCCAAAACCTTCCTTTGGTAGCATTACCCCTTTTGGATCACAAACAGGTGGTTCAATATTTGGGGGTACTTCTACTGGAGTGTTTGGCTCCGCCCAATCTTCTTCTCCCTTTTCCTCAACAACTGCCTTTGGTGCTTCATCATCTCCAGCTTTTGGAAGTTCCATGCCTGCTTTTGGATCTTCTTCTACTCCTGCATTTGGCAGTTCATCATCATCTTTTGGTG GGTCTTCTGTTTTCGGTCAGAAGCCTGCATTTGGCTTTGGGTCTACTACTACTCAATCAAGTCCTTTTGGAAGCACAATGCAACAATCACAACCTGCATTTGGTAGTGGTATATTTGGTTCCTCTGTACCTTTTGGTTCCAGTACTCCTGCCTTCGGTGCCACAAGCACCTCTGCTTTTGGTGCCACAAGTACCCCTGCCTTTGGTGCCACGAGTGCCCTTGCTTTTGGTGCCACGAGTGCCCCTGCTTTTGGTGGCACAAGTACCCCTGCCTTTGGTTCCATGAGTACTCCAGCCTTTGGTGCCACAAGCACCCCTGCCTTTGGTTCAACTGGAAGTCCAGCATTTGGGAGCACTGGAACTGCATTTGGTGTGTCCAATGCCCCAGTCTTTGGAACAGGTGGCACATTTGGAGCATCAAGCACACCTGCTTTTGGCACTTCCAGCACTCCTGCATTTGGGGGTTCGAGCACTCCTGCTTTTGGAGCATCTTCAAGTCCATCATTCAGCTTTGGGTCAGCATTTGGGCAGTCAACACCAGCATTTGGTAGCTTTGGTGCCACGAGCACTCCTGCCTTTGGTTCCACAAGCACCCCTGCCTTTGGTGCTACCAGCACTCCGGCCTTTGGTTCAACTGGAAGTCCAGCATTCGGGAGCAGTGGAACTACATTTGGCATGTCTAATGCCTCTGTCTTTGGCACAGAAGGCACATTTGGAGCATCAAGCACACCTGCTTTTGGCACTTCAAGCAGTCCTGCTTTTGGAGCATCTTCTACTCCTTCCTTCAGCTTTGGGTCTAGCCCAACTTTTGGCCAGTCCACACCAGCATTCGGTAGTAGTCCATTTGGAACCACTGCATTTGGAGCCCAGAGTTCTCCTTTTG GAAGTCAATCTTCTACACCAGCATTTGGAAGCACTAGCTTTGGCCAGTCACCTTTTGGGGGTCAACGTGGGGGAAGTAGAGTAGCTCCGTACTCTTCTACTACTGAAGCAGATGGAGGGAGTGGTACACAGCCAGCTGGAAAATTGGAGTCAATATCAGCAATGCCTGTTTACAAAGATAAAAGTCACGAGGAGTTGAGATGGGAGGATTATCAGTTAGGAGATAAAG GTGGACCGAATCCAGCTTCTCAGCCTTCTGCAGGGATTGGCTTTGGTGTGTCAACTTCACCTTCAAATCCTTTCAGCACCTCTTCAACATTTGGTCAGACATCTGCAAATCCTTTTTCCAGCACAAGTACCAATCCATTTAGTCTAAAACCTCCATCCTTTAATAGTACAGGTTTTACAACCTCAGCAACTACATCAAATCCTTTTCAATCGACTTCATCAAGCCTTTTTGGGCAAACTTCATCAATGACAACTTCAATATTTAGTTCATCTTCCACTCCTACATTTGGAACTGGGTCTTCTCTTTTTAGTTCATCTGTCACTCCTTCCTTTTCAACTTCGTTATCCATTTTTGGCACTAGTGTAACTCCGGCAACAACGCCTACATTTGCTACTGGTTTAAATTTTAGCAGCAGTCAGACATCCCCCCTGTTCAGTTCTACCCCTGCAATTGGGCAGACAGGCAATGCTTTTGGGCAGGTGACCTCTACATTTGGACAGAATACTACTAATTTTGGTCAAACAAGCATTTTCAACACACCTTCCGCTGGGTTTGGTGGGAATATGTTTTCAAGCTCACTATCTTTCGCTCCTTCTAGCAGCCCAGCTGCCTTTGGCTCAACAACT CCccctttttcttctccttttcagCCAGCTCAGACTAGTGGTGCTTTCAGTTTCAGCAATTTTGGTCAGTCACAACCAG GTGGTGGTTCAAGCATTTTTGGTCAGAGTAACATTGGCTTGTCGTATGT GTCTTCTACACAGAGTGCAGCTGTAGCACAACCCTCGACTATTGCAAACCCCTATGGAACACTCCCTGCTATGCCACAAATCTCAATTGGTCGGACTGGGGCTGCCCCATCTGTTCAATATGGAATTTCTAGCATGCCT GTTGTGGACAAACCTGCTCCTGTTAGAATATTGCCCTTATTGACTTCTCGATACTTGTCGCAAAGGCGGATTAGGTTGCCTACAAGGAAATATCATCCTAATAATGATAGTCCAAAG ATTCCATTTTTCAGTGATGATGAAGAGACACCCTGCGTGCCTAAGGCCGGTGCTGTTTTTATTCCTAGGGAAAACCCAAGGTCTCTGGTCATTCGCCCCACAAAAAGTTGGCCGTCCAGAGCTTCTGCAGAGAAGGCATCACCATTGAAGGATGCATCCACTCCGCCGCATGAGAATG GCAAATTTTCTAATGATGGCTCCAACGCTGAGGATAAAGACG AAAATCCTGCTGAAAATGGCCTTGTGAAGGAGCGAATTCATATCATCAGAAGTAACCAAAAGGCTAATGGAGTCCATGATGATTATTCTACTGAGAAAGAGGACTTGTACATGACGATCAGTGGTCACAGAGCTGGTGAAGCAGCTATTGTCTATGAGCATGGGGCTGACATCGAGGCTCTAATGCCAAAGCTCCGCCGTTTTGACTACTTTACAGAACCTCGAATCCAAGAACTAGCAGCGAAGGAAAGGGCTGAACCAGGGTACTGTCGCCGTGTAAAGGATTTTGTGGTTGGGCGGCATGGTTACGGAAGCATCAAATTCTCGGGTGAGACCGATGTGAGACGTCTTGATCTGGAGTCCCTTGTCCAATTCAACAACCGTGAGGTGATTGTTTACTTGGATGACAGCAAGAAACCTCCTGTCGGACAAGGTCTTAATAAACCTGCTGAGGTAACACTTCTCAACATTAAATGCTTCGATAAAAAGACCAGGCAGCAGTATACAGAAGGGCCACGAGTCGAGAAATACAAGAACATGCTTAAGAGGAAGGCAGAGGAGCAAGGAGCTGAGTTTCTCTCCTATGATCCCATCAAAGGAGAATGGAGGTTCAAGGTCAATCACTTCAGTACATACAAGTTGGAAGATGGAGACGATGATGGTGAAGATAAAAAGCACTTGTAA
- the LOC107904534 gene encoding nuclear pore complex protein NUP98A isoform X7: protein MFGSTSPFGQSSSSPFASQSVFGQTNNANSNPFAPKPSFGSITPFGSQTGGSIFGGTSTGVFGSAQSSSPFSSTTAFGASSSPAFGSSMPAFGSSSTPAFGSSSSSFGGSSVFGQKPAFGFGSTTTQSSPFGSTMQQSQPAFGSGIFGSSVPFGSSTPAFGATSTSAFGATSTPAFGATSALAFGATSAPAFGGTSTPAFGSMSTPAFGATSTPAFGSTGSPAFGSTGTAFGVSNAPVFGTGGTFGASSTPAFGTSSTPAFGGSSTPAFGASSSPSFSFGSAFGQSTPAFGSFGATSTPAFGSTSTPAFGATSTPAFGSTGSPAFGSSGTTFGMSNASVFGTEGTFGASSTPAFGTSSSPAFGASSTPSFSFGSSPTFGQSTPAFGSSPFGTTAFGAQSSPFGSQSSTPAFGSTSFGQSPFGGQRGGSRVAPYSSTTEADGGSGTQPAGKLESISAMPVYKDKSHEELRWEDYQLGDKGGPNPASQPSAGIGFGVSTSPSNPFSTSSTFGFTTSATTSNPFQSTSSSLFGQTSSMTTSIFSSSSTPTFGTGSSLFSSSVTPSFSTSLSIFGTSVTPATTPTFATGLNFSSSQTSPLFSSTPAIGQTGNAFGQVTSTFGQNTTNFGQTSIFNTPSAGFGGNMFSSSLSFAPSSSPAAFGSTTPPFSSPFQPAQTSGAFSFSNFGQSQPGGGSSIFGQSNIGLSYVSSTQSAAVAQPSTIANPYGTLPAMPQISIGRTGAAPSVQYGISSMPVVDKPAPVRILPLLTSRYLSQRRIRLPTRKYHPNNDSPKIPFFSDDEETPCVPKAGAVFIPRENPRSLVIRPTKSWPSRASAEKASPLKDASTPPHENGKFSNDGSNAEDKDENPAENGLVKERIHIIRSNQKANGVHDDYSTEKEDLYMTISGHRAGEAAIVYEHGADIEALMPKLRRFDYFTEPRIQELAAKERAEPGYCRRVKDFVVGRHGYGSIKFSGETDVRRLDLESLVQFNNREVIVYLDDSKKPPVGQGLNKPAEVTLLNIKCFDKKTRQQYTEGPRVEKYKNMLKRKAEEQGAEFLSYDPIKGEWRFKVNHFSTYKLEDGDDDGEDKKHL from the exons ATGTTTGGTTCAACTAGCC CTTTTGGGCAATCATCAAGTAGCCCATTTGCTTCCCAATCTGTTTTTGGCCAGACCAACAATGCAAATAGCAATCCATTTGCTCCAAAACCTTCCTTTGGTAGCATTACCCCTTTTGGATCACAAACAGGTGGTTCAATATTTGGGGGTACTTCTACTGGAGTGTTTGGCTCCGCCCAATCTTCTTCTCCCTTTTCCTCAACAACTGCCTTTGGTGCTTCATCATCTCCAGCTTTTGGAAGTTCCATGCCTGCTTTTGGATCTTCTTCTACTCCTGCATTTGGCAGTTCATCATCATCTTTTGGTG GGTCTTCTGTTTTCGGTCAGAAGCCTGCATTTGGCTTTGGGTCTACTACTACTCAATCAAGTCCTTTTGGAAGCACAATGCAACAATCACAACCTGCATTTGGTAGTGGTATATTTGGTTCCTCTGTACCTTTTGGTTCCAGTACTCCTGCCTTCGGTGCCACAAGCACCTCTGCTTTTGGTGCCACAAGTACCCCTGCCTTTGGTGCCACGAGTGCCCTTGCTTTTGGTGCCACGAGTGCCCCTGCTTTTGGTGGCACAAGTACCCCTGCCTTTGGTTCCATGAGTACTCCAGCCTTTGGTGCCACAAGCACCCCTGCCTTTGGTTCAACTGGAAGTCCAGCATTTGGGAGCACTGGAACTGCATTTGGTGTGTCCAATGCCCCAGTCTTTGGAACAGGTGGCACATTTGGAGCATCAAGCACACCTGCTTTTGGCACTTCCAGCACTCCTGCATTTGGGGGTTCGAGCACTCCTGCTTTTGGAGCATCTTCAAGTCCATCATTCAGCTTTGGGTCAGCATTTGGGCAGTCAACACCAGCATTTGGTAGCTTTGGTGCCACGAGCACTCCTGCCTTTGGTTCCACAAGCACCCCTGCCTTTGGTGCTACCAGCACTCCGGCCTTTGGTTCAACTGGAAGTCCAGCATTCGGGAGCAGTGGAACTACATTTGGCATGTCTAATGCCTCTGTCTTTGGCACAGAAGGCACATTTGGAGCATCAAGCACACCTGCTTTTGGCACTTCAAGCAGTCCTGCTTTTGGAGCATCTTCTACTCCTTCCTTCAGCTTTGGGTCTAGCCCAACTTTTGGCCAGTCCACACCAGCATTCGGTAGTAGTCCATTTGGAACCACTGCATTTGGAGCCCAGAGTTCTCCTTTTG GAAGTCAATCTTCTACACCAGCATTTGGAAGCACTAGCTTTGGCCAGTCACCTTTTGGGGGTCAACGTGGGGGAAGTAGAGTAGCTCCGTACTCTTCTACTACTGAAGCAGATGGAGGGAGTGGTACACAGCCAGCTGGAAAATTGGAGTCAATATCAGCAATGCCTGTTTACAAAGATAAAAGTCACGAGGAGTTGAGATGGGAGGATTATCAGTTAGGAGATAAAG GTGGACCGAATCCAGCTTCTCAGCCTTCTGCAGGGATTGGCTTTGGTGTGTCAACTTCACCTTCAAATCCTTTCAGCACCTCTTCAACATTTG GTTTTACAACCTCAGCAACTACATCAAATCCTTTTCAATCGACTTCATCAAGCCTTTTTGGGCAAACTTCATCAATGACAACTTCAATATTTAGTTCATCTTCCACTCCTACATTTGGAACTGGGTCTTCTCTTTTTAGTTCATCTGTCACTCCTTCCTTTTCAACTTCGTTATCCATTTTTGGCACTAGTGTAACTCCGGCAACAACGCCTACATTTGCTACTGGTTTAAATTTTAGCAGCAGTCAGACATCCCCCCTGTTCAGTTCTACCCCTGCAATTGGGCAGACAGGCAATGCTTTTGGGCAGGTGACCTCTACATTTGGACAGAATACTACTAATTTTGGTCAAACAAGCATTTTCAACACACCTTCCGCTGGGTTTGGTGGGAATATGTTTTCAAGCTCACTATCTTTCGCTCCTTCTAGCAGCCCAGCTGCCTTTGGCTCAACAACT CCccctttttcttctccttttcagCCAGCTCAGACTAGTGGTGCTTTCAGTTTCAGCAATTTTGGTCAGTCACAACCAG GTGGTGGTTCAAGCATTTTTGGTCAGAGTAACATTGGCTTGTCGTATGT GTCTTCTACACAGAGTGCAGCTGTAGCACAACCCTCGACTATTGCAAACCCCTATGGAACACTCCCTGCTATGCCACAAATCTCAATTGGTCGGACTGGGGCTGCCCCATCTGTTCAATATGGAATTTCTAGCATGCCT GTTGTGGACAAACCTGCTCCTGTTAGAATATTGCCCTTATTGACTTCTCGATACTTGTCGCAAAGGCGGATTAGGTTGCCTACAAGGAAATATCATCCTAATAATGATAGTCCAAAG ATTCCATTTTTCAGTGATGATGAAGAGACACCCTGCGTGCCTAAGGCCGGTGCTGTTTTTATTCCTAGGGAAAACCCAAGGTCTCTGGTCATTCGCCCCACAAAAAGTTGGCCGTCCAGAGCTTCTGCAGAGAAGGCATCACCATTGAAGGATGCATCCACTCCGCCGCATGAGAATG GCAAATTTTCTAATGATGGCTCCAACGCTGAGGATAAAGACG AAAATCCTGCTGAAAATGGCCTTGTGAAGGAGCGAATTCATATCATCAGAAGTAACCAAAAGGCTAATGGAGTCCATGATGATTATTCTACTGAGAAAGAGGACTTGTACATGACGATCAGTGGTCACAGAGCTGGTGAAGCAGCTATTGTCTATGAGCATGGGGCTGACATCGAGGCTCTAATGCCAAAGCTCCGCCGTTTTGACTACTTTACAGAACCTCGAATCCAAGAACTAGCAGCGAAGGAAAGGGCTGAACCAGGGTACTGTCGCCGTGTAAAGGATTTTGTGGTTGGGCGGCATGGTTACGGAAGCATCAAATTCTCGGGTGAGACCGATGTGAGACGTCTTGATCTGGAGTCCCTTGTCCAATTCAACAACCGTGAGGTGATTGTTTACTTGGATGACAGCAAGAAACCTCCTGTCGGACAAGGTCTTAATAAACCTGCTGAGGTAACACTTCTCAACATTAAATGCTTCGATAAAAAGACCAGGCAGCAGTATACAGAAGGGCCACGAGTCGAGAAATACAAGAACATGCTTAAGAGGAAGGCAGAGGAGCAAGGAGCTGAGTTTCTCTCCTATGATCCCATCAAAGGAGAATGGAGGTTCAAGGTCAATCACTTCAGTACATACAAGTTGGAAGATGGAGACGATGATGGTGAAGATAAAAAGCACTTGTAA